From Nicotiana tabacum cultivar K326 chromosome 15, ASM71507v2, whole genome shotgun sequence, the proteins below share one genomic window:
- the LOC107813948 gene encoding uncharacterized protein LOC107813948, translating to MEPFQNKGLIDRYKKRLNMESAYTNINGQIWLFFDAVVEWELVEDIEQQVTVRVFHHDLGQHMMMTFVYAKCSAIERLDLWDHLYYLASDMELPWLVGRDFNVIFHEDEKIGGLPIHPPKYEDFAFCVNSCGLFEQGYKGSPLIWWNGRSNAECIFKRLDRIFVNLPFQNMLPTIEVEHLIRSGSDHAPLLMTCGVQTTNFVKTFRFLNFWTKHATFMAVVRQNWEADFIGDQFLMFKQNIKRVKVALSKWNRETFGDIFKQLAILEDIVRVKEMLFKEEPTTENRIVLQKAQSELKKYLNIEEQYWKQKAGMTWFAEGDRNTSFFHNYVNGKRKKLQLKRIKSGSRVWIEDQEQLATAAVDFYQRKFTNEGVAFEFSLLNNVPSMVTMDQNLELSRLPTIEEVRAVVFELSGESASGPDGFTGLFYQTCWDVIGADLHNMIGDFLPSLIAPNQSGFVKGRSIFENILLTQEIITDIRLRGKPANVVIKLDMAKAYDRVSWKYLLHMLRKIGFSEHFINMVWNLMSNNWYSVLVNGQSSGFFKLTRGVKQGDPLSPALFILSAEVLSRSLNKLFEDKSFVGF from the exons ATGGAgccttttcaaaataagggacTCATTGATAGATATAAAAAGAGGTTGAATATGGAGTCTGCTTATACAAATATTAATGGGCAAATATGGTTGTTCTTCGATGCAGTGGTGGAATGGGAATTAGTGGAGGATATTGAACAACAGGTGACTGTGAGAGTGTTTCACCATGACCTGGGGCAGCACATGATGATgacatttgtttatgcaaaatgttcaGCAATAGAGAGGTTGGATTTGTGGGATCACTTGTATTATTTAGCAAGTGATATGGAATTACCATGGTTGGTAGGAAGGGATTTCAATGTGATATTTCATGAAGATGAGAAAATAGGGGGACTTCCAATACACCCTCCTAAATATGAGGATTTTGCATTTTGTGTAAACTCTTGTGGTTTGTTTGAGCAAGGGTACAAAGGAAGTCCACTCATATGGTGGAATGGGAGATCCAATGCTGAGTGTATATTCAAGAGATTGGATAGGATTTTTGTGAATTTACCATTTCAGAACATGTTGCCAACTATTGAAGTTGAGCATCTAATCAGATCTGGATCAGATCATGCACCATTGCTAATGACATGTGGGGTGCAGACAACCAATTTTGTCAAGACTTTCAGATTCTTGAACTTTTGGACAAAGCATGCTACATTTATGGCTGTGGTGAGGCAGAATTGGGAAGCTGATTTCATAGGGGATCAGTTTTTGATGTTCAAGCAGAATATCAAGAGGGTGAAGGTAGCACTCTCAAAATGGAATAGGGAAACATTTGGTGATATCTTCAAGCAATTGGCTATTTTGGAGGACATTGTTAGGGTGAAGGAGATGTTGTTTAAAGAAGAGCCTACAACTGAGAATAGGATTGTGCTTCAAAAGGCTCAATCTGAATTGAAGAAATACTTGAATATTGAGGAGCAGTATTGGAAGCAAAAAGCTGGGATGACTTGGTTTGCTGAAGGAGATAGGAATACAAGTTTCTTTCACAACTATGTCAATGGCAAAAGAAAGAAATTGCAACTGAAGAGGATCAAAAGTGGCAGTAGGGTATGGATTGAAGACCAGGAGCAATTGGCTACAGCTGCAGTGGACTTCTATCAAAGAAAGTTCACAAATGAAGGTGTTGCTTTCGAATTTTCCTTGCTCAATAATGTACCTTCAATGGTCACTATGGATCAGAATTTGGAACTTAGCAGATTGCCAACAATTGAAGAAGTAAGGGCAGTAGTTTTTGAGCTTAGTGGGGAGAGTGCTAGTGGCCCTGATGGATTCACTGGCTTGTTTTATCAAacatgctgggatgttattggtgCTGATTTACACAACATG ATTGGAGATTTTTTGCCATCTCTAATAGCTCCTAATCAATCCGGATTTGTAAAGGGTAGGAGTATATTTGAGAACATCTTATTGACTCAAGAAATTATCACTGACATAAGGTTAAGGGGAAAGCCAGCTAATGTGGTAATCAAGCTTGATATGGCTAAGGCCTATGATAGGGTCTCATGGAAGTACTTATTGCATATGCTAAGGAAGATTGGATTTTCTGAACACTTCATCAACATGGTGTGGAACTTGATGTCAAATAACTGGTATTCAGTACTGGTGAATGGGCAGTCCTCAGGGTTCTTTAAGTTGACAAGGGGTGTGAAACAAGGGGATCCCCTATCTCCAGCATTGTTCATTCTGTCAGCTGAGGTACTTTCCAGGTCTTTGAATAAGCTTTTTGAAGACAAGTCATTTGTGGGATTTTGA